The proteins below come from a single Holdemania massiliensis genomic window:
- a CDS encoding polyprenyl synthetase family protein produces the protein MMNEFEEFLQRQCRLLKHSEVSEAMEYSLMGKGKRLRPQLLFAVMEGYGLAAKDGFMAAGALEMMHTYSLIHDDLPAMDNDDYRRGRKTCHKQFNEATAILAGDGLLTQAFALAAESSADPMKALKIVKELASAGGAEGMILGQIKDLEAENSAAVTLEQLKEVHLYKTGCLFTAPLVMGAILAGQDAAISQWRRIGALMGLAFQIQDDILDVTKSSKELGKSASDLDNKKSTYVTILGLGQAQDAMTEVYRQTRDAIRQMDMNTQQLIAILDAMEFRQY, from the coding sequence ATGATGAATGAATTTGAAGAATTCCTGCAGCGTCAGTGCCGGCTGCTGAAACACTCTGAAGTCAGCGAAGCGATGGAGTATTCGCTGATGGGAAAGGGAAAACGGCTGCGCCCGCAGCTGTTGTTTGCGGTTATGGAAGGTTATGGCTTAGCCGCAAAGGATGGTTTCATGGCTGCCGGAGCTTTGGAAATGATGCATACCTATTCTCTGATCCATGACGATCTGCCGGCCATGGACAACGATGATTACCGCCGCGGCCGCAAAACCTGCCATAAGCAGTTTAATGAAGCCACGGCTATCCTGGCGGGCGATGGTTTACTGACGCAGGCTTTTGCACTCGCCGCAGAAAGCAGCGCGGATCCGATGAAAGCCTTGAAAATCGTAAAGGAATTAGCTTCTGCCGGCGGTGCCGAAGGGATGATCCTCGGCCAGATTAAAGATTTGGAAGCAGAAAACAGTGCGGCGGTGACGCTGGAACAGCTGAAGGAAGTTCATCTTTATAAAACCGGCTGTCTGTTTACGGCGCCTTTGGTCATGGGAGCTATTTTAGCCGGACAGGACGCTGCGATTTCGCAATGGCGGCGTATCGGCGCGTTAATGGGCCTGGCCTTTCAGATTCAGGACGATATTCTGGATGTTACCAAAAGCAGCAAGGAGCTCGGCAAATCAGCCAGCGACTTGGACAATAAAAAATCGACTTATGTCACAATATTGGGATTAGGCCAGGCGCAGGATGCGATGACTGAAGTCTATCGGCAGACGCGTGATGCGATTCGTCAGATGGACATGAACACGCAGCAGCTGATCGCGATTCTGGACGCCATGGAATTCCGGCAGTATTAA
- a CDS encoding LamG-like jellyroll fold domain-containing protein gives MISLSVLNKMILSLLSLCLLGGCQKSTKTTHITDTSQAVDTAEVEYYNSTKAPEWTWREGIKMDAYLLTNDAEHTMESTILNGSDTATISFWIKPATNVPDLPLISVVNDQAEIMKLTNLTAREEGTLQGMALQMKAEGQEQWLISNSEFTLNTHRYNQVVLVFQGTQASVYLNGQPAMNGQIGASINQIEKSWLVVGKDAIAYGDCMEGQFQDFQIRKKALSAAEVEDEFDRFYPEVLLSEITIPNAEDLQENLTLYPEVDSQYEAQWTSSNPTFLKVENNAGVITKPTVEQGDQEVTLTLTTKVKNRSFQRDYLITIRAETPATKLLRDIKALPITLGTLLNAGSSLPTIAENGSQIEWKVISGNLRLEKNVLIKTHLEEERVPVQLEATLMQGELKDTVTMDAVVLDAYAGYILSYFNGDLGKETGKLAYSQDGLHWTDLNQGKSILTSNLGTGRVRDPFIGRDKEGKFVILATEGYDNPSIYVWKSEDLVNFSDHGLHRVAWFDKGLYSTGSRAWAPEMTYDPATGDYVIYYSDAQDPKSGSMFAVTTQDFATFTYPMALFNPGYKVIDGTILRMHGQYWMLYKDEREAAQTIFYTSTQDLSQGFTRRYDDLFIYNRKYIEGPFTLPSLHEPGVYYLYVDNYPNQRFYVARFSQLGETADFQWLAEGEYTLPNEDVRHGSAIPVTQKELDRILQAYN, from the coding sequence ATGATTTCTCTGTCAGTACTCAATAAGATGATTCTTTCACTGCTGAGCCTTTGCCTGCTCGGCGGCTGTCAAAAAAGTACAAAAACCACCCACATTACCGACACCAGTCAGGCCGTGGATACGGCGGAAGTCGAATATTACAATTCCACCAAAGCCCCGGAATGGACATGGCGGGAGGGAATTAAGATGGATGCTTATCTTTTGACGAATGATGCGGAACATACAATGGAAAGCACGATCTTAAACGGCAGCGATACGGCGACAATCAGTTTCTGGATTAAACCGGCAACCAATGTCCCAGATCTGCCTTTGATCTCCGTCGTTAATGATCAGGCGGAGATCATGAAGCTGACCAATCTGACCGCGCGGGAAGAGGGTACGCTGCAGGGGATGGCGTTGCAGATGAAGGCGGAAGGGCAGGAACAATGGCTGATTTCCAACAGTGAATTTACCCTGAACACCCATCGCTACAACCAAGTCGTGCTAGTCTTCCAAGGAACTCAGGCATCCGTTTATCTTAACGGACAGCCAGCGATGAACGGTCAGATCGGAGCCTCCATCAATCAAATCGAAAAATCGTGGCTGGTTGTCGGCAAGGATGCGATTGCTTACGGCGATTGTATGGAAGGACAGTTTCAGGACTTCCAAATCCGTAAAAAAGCGTTGAGTGCGGCGGAAGTTGAAGATGAATTCGACCGCTTTTACCCCGAAGTTCTGCTCAGTGAAATCACCATCCCCAATGCGGAAGATCTGCAGGAAAATCTGACGCTGTATCCGGAAGTGGACAGTCAGTATGAAGCGCAATGGACGAGCAGCAATCCCACGTTTTTAAAGGTGGAGAACAATGCCGGAGTGATCACAAAACCCACGGTTGAACAAGGGGATCAGGAAGTGACGCTGACCTTGACGACGAAAGTCAAAAATCGTTCATTCCAACGCGATTATCTGATTACAATCCGCGCTGAAACACCGGCAACCAAGCTGCTGCGCGATATCAAAGCGCTGCCGATTACATTAGGAACACTATTGAACGCTGGAAGCTCACTGCCCACGATTGCAGAAAATGGCAGCCAGATTGAATGGAAGGTCATCAGCGGCAATCTGCGTTTAGAAAAGAACGTTCTGATCAAGACCCACCTGGAAGAGGAACGCGTTCCTGTACAGCTGGAAGCGACGCTGATGCAGGGAGAGCTCAAGGATACTGTGACGATGGACGCGGTTGTCCTCGATGCTTATGCCGGCTACATCCTGTCCTACTTTAACGGCGATCTCGGCAAGGAAACCGGAAAGCTTGCCTACAGTCAGGACGGTCTGCATTGGACTGACCTCAATCAGGGGAAATCCATTTTAACCAGTAATTTGGGAACCGGACGTGTGCGGGATCCGTTTATCGGCCGCGACAAAGAAGGAAAGTTTGTTATTCTAGCAACAGAAGGCTATGACAATCCATCCATTTATGTCTGGAAAAGCGAAGATTTGGTGAATTTCAGCGATCATGGACTGCATCGCGTGGCCTGGTTTGACAAAGGTTTATACAGTACCGGAAGCCGGGCCTGGGCTCCAGAAATGACGTATGATCCTGCAACGGGGGATTATGTGATCTATTATTCCGATGCGCAGGATCCCAAGAGCGGTTCGATGTTTGCGGTAACGACTCAGGATTTCGCGACATTTACTTATCCGATGGCGCTGTTTAATCCGGGCTACAAAGTGATTGACGGCACGATTCTGCGCATGCATGGCCAATATTGGATGCTTTATAAAGATGAACGCGAAGCCGCACAGACAATTTTCTATACGAGCACTCAGGATTTAAGTCAGGGCTTTACACGCCGCTATGACGACCTGTTTATCTACAATCGCAAATATATTGAAGGTCCGTTTACGCTGCCGTCCCTGCATGAGCCGGGCGTGTACTATCTCTACGTTGACAATTATCCGAATCAACGATTCTATGTTGCCCGTTTCTCTCAGCTTGGCGAAACCGCGGACTTTCAGTGGCTTGCGGAAGGGGAATACACCTTGCCGAATGAAGATGTCCGGCATGGTTCCGCGATCCCGGTTACCCAGAAAGAATTGGATCGCATCCTGCAGGCATACAACTGA
- a CDS encoding nucleotidyl transferase AbiEii/AbiGii toxin family protein: MTSKLLQISSEELELVIQNTADKLNMSNAIVEKDLWVCIILKYLFKDFKYKDSIIFKGGTSLSKVYKLIERFSEDIDLALDWKVMGYGSLEPYEDRSNTKQLKFNDKLNDDTKVFLRGVFLPTLQEDFKEILKDRNYRFYIDETDEQTICFDYPKNHQDSSVLQVIRLEIGSLAEPIPASKRRIQTYIEEVYSNVFNENIDVVAVDSLRTFYEKITILHREANRVNGNYPTRYSRHFYDVYKMLLTDIKEKSFENLNLLKSVIDFKKKFYASNWAKYDDIMAGNLELIPAADGLEIFSKDYDSMKNMLFGEKISFDKIVSVIKEYEVELNRVIRSS, from the coding sequence ATGACGAGCAAACTATTACAAATTTCAAGTGAAGAGTTGGAATTAGTTATTCAAAACACAGCGGACAAACTCAATATGTCAAATGCAATTGTAGAAAAAGATTTATGGGTTTGTATTATTTTAAAGTATTTATTTAAAGATTTTAAATATAAAGACTCTATTATTTTCAAAGGCGGTACAAGTCTATCGAAAGTATATAAGTTGATAGAAAGGTTTTCAGAAGATATAGATTTGGCTTTGGATTGGAAGGTTATGGGCTATGGTAGTCTAGAGCCTTATGAAGATAGAAGTAATACCAAGCAATTAAAATTCAATGACAAGTTAAATGATGACACGAAAGTTTTTCTTCGTGGCGTATTTTTGCCGACACTTCAAGAAGATTTCAAAGAAATTTTAAAAGACAGAAATTATCGTTTTTATATTGATGAAACTGATGAACAGACAATTTGCTTTGATTATCCTAAAAACCATCAGGATAGCTCTGTATTACAAGTAATTAGGCTAGAAATTGGGAGTTTAGCTGAGCCTATTCCTGCAAGCAAAAGGAGAATACAAACATATATTGAAGAAGTGTATTCTAATGTATTTAACGAAAACATTGATGTCGTAGCCGTTGACTCTTTAAGAACATTTTACGAAAAAATCACAATACTTCATCGAGAAGCGAACAGAGTCAATGGGAATTATCCGACAAGATATTCTAGACATTTCTATGATGTATATAAAATGTTATTGACCGATATTAAAGAAAAAAGTTTTGAGAACTTAAATCTGTTAAAATCGGTGATTGATTTTAAAAAGAAATTTTATGCAAGTAATTGGGCAAAGTATGATGATATTATGGCTGGTAATCTAGAACTGATTCCTGCTGCTGATGGATTAGAAATCTTTTCTAAAGATTACGATAGCATGAAGAATATGTTATTTGGTGAAAAAATATCCTTTGATAAAATCGTAAGTGTAATAAAAGAATATGAAGTTGAGTTAAATAGAGTAATTAGAAGTAGCTAA
- a CDS encoding DUF5662 family protein, which translates to MRSASFPARFWGHFKTITLHKLRVTRLCFKMGLIKQGLLHDLSKYSPIEFWSGVRYFQGYRSPIDAEKEAKGYSEGWLHHKGHNKHHWEYWIDRNKQCAGLFCVEMPKRYVAEMVCDRIAACQTYQKEKYTDASAIEYFQRGSDRQFMHPETAALLQTYLEWVRDDGINAAFKKIKQDWRRTESN; encoded by the coding sequence ATGCGTTCTGCCTCATTCCCCGCTCGGTTCTGGGGACATTTCAAGACGATTACGCTGCATAAGCTGCGGGTCACGCGGCTGTGCTTTAAAATGGGATTAATCAAACAGGGGCTGCTTCATGATCTGTCCAAATACAGTCCGATCGAATTCTGGTCAGGCGTCCGTTATTTCCAAGGATACCGCTCGCCCATTGACGCTGAAAAAGAAGCCAAGGGTTATTCTGAGGGCTGGCTGCATCACAAAGGACATAACAAGCATCATTGGGAGTATTGGATTGACCGAAACAAGCAATGCGCCGGGCTATTCTGCGTCGAAATGCCGAAGCGCTATGTCGCGGAGATGGTCTGCGATCGGATCGCGGCCTGTCAGACATATCAGAAAGAAAAATATACGGATGCTTCCGCAATCGAGTATTTCCAGCGCGGGAGTGATCGCCAGTTCATGCATCCAGAGACCGCCGCATTGCTTCAAACATATTTAGAATGGGTAAGGGATGATGGAATTAATGCGGCTTTTAAAAAGATAAAACAAGACTGGCGCAGAACGGAATCTAACTAA
- the nusB gene encoding transcription antitermination factor NusB, protein MNRHSCREKAMICLYQHRLLNKPMDEIIEEVMEMKPEELDDFSRILILDTLDNEKRYIQYINETLKDWNFERLGVLEQAILLLACSELDHQTASAAIIIDEAVRLAKDYCDDEAYRLINGVLDRI, encoded by the coding sequence ATGAACCGACATAGTTGTAGAGAAAAAGCGATGATCTGTTTGTATCAGCATCGTCTGTTGAACAAACCGATGGATGAAATCATTGAAGAAGTGATGGAAATGAAACCAGAAGAGCTGGACGATTTCAGCCGCATTTTAATTCTGGATACTTTGGACAATGAAAAACGATATATTCAATACATTAACGAGACTTTAAAGGACTGGAATTTTGAGCGCTTAGGTGTGCTCGAACAGGCAATCCTGCTTTTAGCGTGCAGTGAATTGGATCATCAGACAGCTTCGGCAGCGATTATTATTGATGAAGCCGTGCGGTTAGCAAAAGATTACTGCGATGATGAAGCGTATCGACTGATTAACGGCGTATTGGACAGAATATGA
- the xseA gene encoding exodeoxyribonuclease VII large subunit: MRNRQLSVSALVRYLKGKLDQDPLIQRVIVAGEISNFTAHRSGHWYFTLKDEKSRISCVMFASNAVRCQFKPKEGDSVLVQANTSIFESSGQLQLYVTAMKPTGLGDLYLKFEELKRRLHNEGLFDPERKKPIPVYPMRIVVITGKNTAARQDVITTLARRWPVAQVSEIPVLVQGEGAAAQICAALRQADALNFDVMILARGGGSIEDLWSFNEECVARTLADLKTPVICGVGHEVDVTIADLVADRRAPTPTGAAEMATPQLAEVQGYCLRQRQQLIYLIHQKLRMQRQRYEQQRGSQIFQDPMTLLQPIQMRLDYNTSRLQNTSQRVRTQRARLDQVSAILLNQTSKHVYLQQQRLGQLRLNLNHHQKQQLMLRQQQLKEKIRLLDAYSPLKILGRGYGLIAQNGHLVRSVQEVKIQEEMQIRLHDGQITAVVKEKEEQA, encoded by the coding sequence ATGAGAAACCGGCAGCTGAGCGTCAGCGCCCTTGTCCGCTACCTGAAAGGAAAACTGGATCAGGATCCTTTGATCCAAAGGGTGATCGTTGCCGGTGAAATATCCAATTTTACAGCTCATCGCAGCGGACATTGGTACTTTACATTAAAAGATGAGAAGTCCCGAATCAGCTGCGTAATGTTTGCTTCCAATGCCGTTCGCTGCCAATTCAAGCCGAAAGAGGGCGACTCTGTCCTAGTCCAGGCCAACACCTCGATCTTTGAATCCAGCGGACAGCTTCAGCTTTATGTTACGGCAATGAAGCCGACCGGCTTAGGCGATCTGTATTTAAAATTTGAAGAACTCAAACGCCGGCTGCATAACGAAGGATTGTTTGATCCCGAAAGAAAAAAACCGATTCCCGTCTATCCGATGCGAATCGTTGTCATTACCGGCAAAAACACGGCCGCTCGGCAGGACGTAATCACGACGCTGGCACGGCGCTGGCCGGTTGCTCAGGTGAGCGAAATTCCGGTGCTGGTTCAGGGTGAAGGAGCAGCGGCTCAGATCTGCGCGGCGCTGAGACAGGCGGATGCACTGAACTTTGATGTTATGATATTAGCCCGTGGGGGCGGATCCATCGAAGATCTGTGGTCATTCAATGAGGAGTGCGTAGCCCGAACACTGGCGGATCTAAAGACGCCGGTGATCTGCGGGGTAGGACATGAAGTCGACGTTACGATTGCCGATCTGGTTGCGGATCGGCGGGCGCCAACGCCAACCGGGGCTGCCGAAATGGCAACGCCGCAGCTGGCGGAAGTCCAGGGATACTGTCTGCGGCAGCGGCAGCAGCTGATTTATCTGATTCATCAAAAACTGCGGATGCAGCGGCAGCGCTATGAGCAGCAGCGGGGCAGTCAGATTTTCCAAGATCCGATGACTTTGCTTCAGCCGATTCAAATGCGTTTGGATTACAACACTTCAAGACTGCAGAACACCAGTCAGCGCGTACGCACGCAGCGGGCGCGTTTAGACCAGGTCAGCGCGATTCTATTGAACCAGACATCCAAGCACGTCTATCTGCAGCAGCAGCGTTTAGGACAGCTGCGGCTGAATCTCAATCACCATCAAAAACAACAGCTGATGCTTCGCCAGCAGCAGCTGAAAGAAAAGATCCGGCTGCTGGATGCCTATTCTCCATTGAAGATTTTGGGGCGAGGCTACGGCCTGATCGCGCAGAACGGACATTTGGTTCGTTCCGTACAGGAAGTAAAAATTCAGGAAGAAATGCAGATTCGTCTGCATGACGGCCAGATCACGGCTGTCGTTAAGGAAAAGGAGGAACAGGCATGA
- the xseB gene encoding exodeoxyribonuclease VII small subunit, translating to MSEKPTFEQSMDRLDQIVSLLEKNEIALEEAIGLFEEGLNLVQDLDTQLQGYENKVQELMLRHQTKEGQGENE from the coding sequence ATGAGCGAGAAACCCACATTTGAACAATCCATGGATCGGCTTGATCAAATCGTATCGCTGCTCGAGAAAAATGAAATTGCTTTGGAAGAAGCGATCGGACTGTTTGAGGAAGGCTTGAATTTAGTTCAGGATCTAGATACACAGCTTCAGGGCTATGAAAATAAAGTCCAGGAGCTGATGCTTCGCCACCAGACAAAGGAAGGTCAGGGTGAAAACGAATGA
- the dxs gene encoding 1-deoxy-D-xylulose-5-phosphate synthase yields the protein MDLTDIQDPSFLKDLDQRQLKALAQQIREFLIDHVSKTGGHLSSNLGVVELTIALHKVFDSPQDKIFFDVGHQCYTHKILTGRANRFDSLRQYEGLSGFEKRAESEHDVWEAGHSSTSLSAALGMAVARDLNHEQYHIVPVIGDGALGGGMALEALNQIGSEQRNIIIIFNDNNMSISENVGVLTQNFAKLRASKPYNTFKNDLKTALNRNNVGQAVLSGLQNMKDAVKKGVIDTGVFGEFGLEYLGPVDGHDIKSLIQILNVAKSHQGPVVVHVLTKKGKGYSYCEQDKEGVWHGVGPFNPATGKPLSSTPAGYLSWSSVISETLIRLAKENKDIVAVTPAMITGSKLEKFFAVYPERSFDCGIAEEHAATFCAGLAISGKRPFISLYSSFLQRCYDQINHDICRMDLPVVIGIDRAGLVGEDGDTHHGVFDIAILRSLPNLILAQPKDAAEAQQLMAAAFAQSHPMALRYPRGTALYNELPQAEPILIGSWTIVNEEPDHRCTVVTYGPDVDKVVSKVLTNSLPVKVVNARFFKPLDEAMLMQLAEEGKPVIVYETDMLAGGLSSAILEWVADHQADLTIRRVGIGDTYVPQGSLNKIRRLEAIDILSLFDVIKEYCGS from the coding sequence ATGGATTTAACCGATATACAGGATCCTTCCTTTCTGAAAGATCTGGATCAGCGGCAGCTGAAAGCCCTGGCGCAGCAGATTCGGGAGTTTCTGATTGATCATGTCAGCAAGACCGGCGGACATCTGTCCAGCAATTTAGGTGTTGTTGAGCTGACCATCGCTTTGCATAAGGTGTTTGATTCACCACAGGATAAAATCTTTTTTGACGTGGGACACCAATGTTATACCCACAAAATATTAACCGGCCGGGCGAACCGGTTTGATTCGCTGCGGCAGTATGAAGGTCTGTCCGGCTTTGAAAAACGGGCGGAAAGCGAACATGACGTCTGGGAAGCCGGCCACTCTTCGACTTCACTGTCGGCAGCCTTGGGGATGGCCGTCGCCCGGGATCTCAACCATGAACAATATCACATTGTTCCGGTGATCGGCGATGGTGCTCTGGGCGGCGGGATGGCGTTGGAGGCATTGAATCAAATTGGCAGCGAACAGCGCAATATCATCATTATTTTTAATGATAACAACATGTCGATTTCGGAAAATGTCGGCGTTTTAACTCAAAATTTTGCCAAATTGCGGGCCTCCAAGCCTTATAACACATTCAAAAATGATCTCAAGACAGCGCTGAACCGCAACAATGTCGGTCAGGCTGTTCTGTCGGGTCTGCAGAATATGAAAGACGCTGTGAAAAAAGGGGTCATTGATACAGGTGTTTTCGGTGAATTCGGTCTGGAATATTTAGGACCGGTCGATGGTCATGACATCAAGAGTTTGATTCAGATTTTAAACGTTGCCAAATCACATCAGGGACCTGTCGTCGTCCATGTTCTGACGAAAAAAGGAAAGGGCTATTCCTATTGTGAACAGGACAAGGAAGGTGTATGGCACGGCGTCGGACCGTTTAATCCCGCGACCGGAAAGCCTTTGTCATCCACCCCGGCCGGCTATCTTTCCTGGTCTTCAGTGATCAGCGAAACTTTGATTCGGCTGGCTAAAGAAAATAAAGATATCGTTGCGGTCACCCCGGCGATGATTACCGGCAGCAAGCTGGAAAAATTCTTTGCGGTCTATCCGGAACGTTCTTTTGACTGCGGCATTGCCGAAGAACACGCCGCGACCTTCTGTGCCGGCCTGGCGATCAGCGGCAAGCGGCCGTTTATTTCCTTGTATTCTTCTTTTCTGCAGCGTTGTTACGATCAGATTAATCATGATATCTGCCGGATGGATTTGCCCGTTGTGATCGGCATTGACCGTGCTGGCTTAGTAGGGGAGGATGGCGACACCCATCACGGCGTCTTCGATATTGCAATCCTGCGTTCACTGCCGAATCTGATTCTGGCGCAGCCGAAGGATGCTGCCGAAGCTCAGCAGCTGATGGCTGCCGCATTTGCCCAATCCCATCCGATGGCCTTACGCTATCCTCGTGGCACAGCGCTGTATAACGAATTGCCCCAAGCCGAACCGATTCTAATCGGCAGCTGGACGATCGTAAATGAGGAACCCGATCACCGCTGCACCGTTGTGACTTATGGACCGGATGTCGATAAGGTTGTTTCCAAGGTCTTAACCAATTCACTGCCTGTCAAAGTCGTCAATGCCCGCTTCTTCAAGCCTTTGGATGAAGCGATGCTGATGCAGCTGGCTGAAGAGGGAAAACCGGTGATCGTCTATGAAACAGACATGCTGGCCGGCGGTCTTTCCAGCGCGATTCTGGAATGGGTGGCAGATCATCAGGCTGACCTGACAATCCGTCGGGTCGGGATTGGCGACACGTATGTTCCGCAGGGATCCTTAAATAAAATCCGGCGGCTGGAAGCCATTGATATCCTGAGCTTGTTTGATGTGATAAAAGAATATTGCGGGTCATAA
- a CDS encoding amidohydrolase family protein → MKLKNIWQLDSQSHLIQQDLFLHSDQIVDFDDGGDELDCHDLLVLPGMVNAHFHGTSTVTRGLFMDMPVAQWLNDSPQGQIQQRFIRALDQCTEEERIQLSLYEYSSMLKQGITTVFDCRLFQQDYKAKKKAGELSGIRLTLEADNPSQLDDQPLLRTALPLPEESGWSVEACAQAQAWKRNYPAALFKAHCMETELAVKTIQSKGYAHTVDAYAQAGLLDEHSVLIHNCKASEEAIQLAAQNHVRMINCPISNLKSQNGVSPLKIMLDNDIEIGLGTDWGRLQMMDVMKLEYLLLRDQHVPNPAQTVWKMATEWGARCSGWPQIGMLKPGMQADLIFLRLHEPDFQPLISTSDFSDVLQNWIFDGRSEWIEHVMVAGNWKVKNRQLCGLDETQLIAKQQQLMKKLVAETLK, encoded by the coding sequence ATGAAATTAAAAAATATCTGGCAGCTTGACTCACAATCGCATCTGATTCAGCAAGATCTCTTTTTGCATTCTGATCAAATTGTCGATTTTGATGATGGCGGTGATGAGCTGGATTGCCATGATTTACTGGTGCTTCCTGGAATGGTGAACGCCCATTTTCATGGTACAAGTACAGTCACCCGCGGTTTGTTTATGGATATGCCAGTGGCTCAATGGCTTAACGATTCACCCCAGGGCCAGATCCAGCAACGTTTTATCAGAGCATTGGATCAATGTACTGAGGAAGAACGCATCCAGCTGTCTTTGTATGAATACAGTTCCATGCTGAAACAGGGGATAACCACTGTTTTTGACTGCCGCTTATTCCAACAGGATTATAAAGCGAAGAAAAAAGCAGGGGAGTTGAGCGGGATACGTTTAACTTTGGAAGCTGACAATCCTTCTCAGTTAGACGATCAGCCCTTATTGAGAACCGCTTTGCCTTTGCCGGAAGAAAGCGGATGGTCCGTGGAAGCCTGCGCCCAGGCGCAAGCATGGAAACGAAATTATCCTGCAGCTTTATTTAAGGCGCATTGTATGGAAACCGAACTGGCCGTAAAAACAATTCAATCGAAGGGCTATGCGCATACCGTCGATGCTTATGCTCAGGCGGGATTATTGGACGAACATAGCGTTTTAATTCATAATTGCAAAGCCTCGGAAGAAGCGATTCAGCTGGCGGCACAGAACCATGTTCGTATGATCAACTGTCCCATCTCCAATCTAAAATCGCAGAATGGCGTCAGTCCGTTAAAAATCATGCTCGACAACGATATTGAAATCGGACTTGGCACCGATTGGGGAAGACTGCAGATGATGGATGTTATGAAATTGGAATATTTACTTCTGCGTGATCAACATGTCCCAAATCCTGCACAAACTGTTTGGAAAATGGCAACTGAATGGGGCGCCCGCTGCAGTGGCTGGCCGCAGATAGGGATGCTGAAACCTGGAATGCAGGCCGATCTGATCTTCCTGCGGCTTCATGAACCTGACTTTCAGCCTTTAATCAGTACGTCCGATTTCAGCGATGTCCTGCAGAACTGGATCTTTGACGGACGATCAGAATGGATTGAACACGTCATGGTTGCGGGGAACTGGAAAGTCAAAAACAGACAGTTATGCGGCCTCGATGAAACCCAGCTCATTGCCAAACAGCAGCAGTTAATGAAGAAACTGGTTGCCGAAACCCTTAAGTAA